Proteins from one Meriones unguiculatus strain TT.TT164.6M chromosome 10, Bangor_MerUng_6.1, whole genome shotgun sequence genomic window:
- the LOC110545769 gene encoding large ribosomal subunit protein P2-like has translation MRYVASYLLAALGGNSSPSAKDIKKILYSVGIEADDDRLNKVISELNGKNIEDVIAQGVGKLASVPAGGAVAVSAAPGSAAPAAGSAPAAAEEKKDEKKEESEESDDDMGFGLFD, from the coding sequence ATGCGTTACGTCGCCTCCTACTTGCTGGCCGCCCTCGGGGGCAACTCCTCTCCTAGCGCCAAAGACATCAAGAAGATCCTATACAGCGTGGGCATCGAGGCGGATGATGACCGGCTCAACAAGGTCATCAGTGAGCTGAATGGAAAAAACATTGAGGATGTGATTGCTCAGGGAGTTGGCAAGCTTGCCAGTGTGCCTGCTGGTGGGGCTGTGGCTGTTTCTGCTGCCCCTGGCTCTGCAGCTCCTGCTGCTGGTTCTGCCCCTGCAGCagcagaggagaagaaagacGAGAAGAAGGAGGAGTCTGAGGAGTCAGATGATGACATGGGATTTGGCTTGTTTGATTAA